From one Deinococcus detaillensis genomic stretch:
- a CDS encoding CIA30 family protein: MKGLALAAALCSSMALSAPILEFNANTPSWSVLNDTVMGGVSSSQVQIKDGVLEFTGQVRLENNGGFAGVRSSPGRFDLSGFSALRLRVKGDGKRYLFQLGTNARNGVTYRAEFDTVAGQWTIVTIPLAALRPTRFGQRLAGPALDPSNVVFFGFMIANSRAEQFALEVDWIEGQ, encoded by the coding sequence ATGAAAGGTCTTGCTCTGGCTGCCGCGCTATGTTCAAGCATGGCCCTCTCCGCTCCCATACTGGAATTTAACGCCAACACGCCCTCCTGGTCCGTCCTGAACGACACCGTGATGGGCGGGGTCTCCAGCAGCCAGGTGCAGATTAAAGATGGAGTCCTTGAGTTCACGGGTCAGGTGCGCCTGGAAAACAACGGCGGATTTGCAGGCGTCCGGTCCAGTCCGGGCCGGTTTGACCTGAGTGGATTCTCGGCCCTGAGACTGCGGGTCAAGGGCGACGGAAAGCGGTATCTGTTCCAGCTCGGGACCAACGCCCGCAACGGCGTGACGTACCGCGCCGAATTTGACACGGTTGCTGGTCAATGGACCATTGTGACCATTCCACTCGCTGCTCTACGCCCTACCCGTTTCGGTCAGCGACTGGCCGGACCCGCGCTTGATCCCAGCAATGTCGTTTTCTTCGGGTTCATGATCGCCAACAGCCGCGCCGAACAGTTCGCGCTTGAGGTGGACTGGATTGAGGGCCAGTAA